One window of Brevibacillus choshinensis genomic DNA carries:
- a CDS encoding multidrug effflux MFS transporter, translated as MNNLAKELETPKSSVSRSRRLWMAVILGSLSAFGPLSLDMYLPALPMLETDLQTTTSMAQMSLTACLVGLSVGQLFAGPLSDVQGRRKPLLIGLIFYALASFLCAVAPSIWTFLLLRLVQGMAGSAGIVIARATVRDLYSGTELTKFFALLMLINGIAPIAAPIVGGQLLQVTSWHGVFFALGLIGVVMFFTVMFGLPETLPARMRSKGGLGNTLKTFSGLIKDRTFMGYALSQGLVTAAMFAYISGSPFVLQEIFGVSPQMFSVIFAVNGLGIIIASQITGKLAGNVKETKLFVTGISIAAIGGITLLTMILLDTGLFAVLVPLFFVVSSVGIVGATGFSLAMANQSKAAGSASALQGLISFIGGGIVAPLVGIGGSSTAVPMGVVMAVATVLSTLCYLFMIRRKS; from the coding sequence TTGAACAATCTCGCAAAAGAATTGGAAACCCCAAAATCTTCCGTAAGTAGATCGCGCCGCCTGTGGATGGCAGTCATTCTCGGCTCGCTATCTGCTTTCGGACCGTTGTCCCTAGATATGTATCTACCTGCGTTACCCATGCTTGAAACGGATCTGCAAACAACGACCTCGATGGCACAGATGAGTCTGACAGCCTGTCTCGTTGGGCTTTCTGTCGGGCAACTGTTCGCAGGACCGCTCAGTGACGTTCAAGGTCGTCGCAAGCCGCTATTAATCGGACTGATCTTTTATGCGCTTGCTTCCTTTTTATGTGCAGTAGCCCCTTCCATTTGGACGTTTCTCCTTCTACGTCTGGTGCAGGGTATGGCTGGCTCCGCGGGGATCGTAATTGCTCGCGCTACAGTTCGTGATCTGTATTCAGGTACCGAATTGACCAAGTTTTTTGCTCTGCTCATGCTGATTAACGGGATCGCTCCGATTGCAGCTCCCATTGTTGGTGGTCAGCTGCTACAGGTAACTTCGTGGCATGGAGTCTTTTTTGCACTGGGGCTCATTGGGGTCGTTATGTTCTTCACGGTGATGTTCGGATTGCCAGAAACACTGCCTGCGCGGATGCGCTCCAAGGGCGGTTTAGGGAATACGCTGAAGACGTTTAGCGGTTTAATAAAGGATCGTACCTTTATGGGCTATGCATTGTCCCAGGGACTCGTGACCGCTGCTATGTTTGCCTATATCTCCGGCTCTCCCTTTGTACTACAAGAGATTTTTGGCGTCTCTCCACAAATGTTTAGCGTGATCTTTGCAGTCAACGGGCTGGGCATTATTATTGCGAGTCAGATTACTGGGAAGCTGGCTGGAAACGTCAAAGAAACCAAGCTGTTCGTCACCGGAATTAGCATTGCGGCTATTGGCGGAATTACCTTGTTGACCATGATCCTTCTCGATACCGGTCTGTTCGCTGTGCTGGTTCCCCTCTTCTTCGTGGTCTCTAGTGTAGGTATCGTGGGTGCCACCGGCTTCTCGTTGGCGATGGCAAATCAGAGCAAAGCTGCAGGTAGCGCCTCTGCACTCCAAGGGCTCATTTCCTTTATTGGTGGTGGTATCGTGGCGCCACTGGTAGGGATCGGCGGCAGCAGCACAGCCGTACCGATGGGTGTTGTAATGGCTGTTGCTACCGTTCTGTCCACACTCTGCTATTTATTCATGATCCGCCGAAAATCCTGA
- a CDS encoding methionine gamma-lyase family protein, translating into MFQYFSHGEKLRPLVLEVEATISERHRQVAALVDTNQLKVLRSFQKHEVNEFHFSPSTGYGYDDSGRSTLESIYAEVFGGEAALVRPHIISGTHAIAISLFGVLRPGDDLLYITGKPYDTLEEVVGVRGEGQGSLKDYGIGYSYVPLTPEGEIDFIAVAGAITPKTKVIGIQRSRGYADRPSFTIAKIQEMIRLVKEMKPDVIVFVDNCYGEFTEEQEPLHVGADIMAGSLIKNPGGGLVKTGGYIVGRQDLVQLASYRMAAPGIGAEGGASLYSLLEMFQGFFLAPHVVGEALKGAVFSSAILERLGFKTNPLWHEPRTDLIQSVEFGSAERLIAFCQGIQKAAPVDSHVTPYPSEMPGYADPVIMAAGTFIQGASIEFSADGPIRPPYLGFVQGGLTYSHVKVGILTALNGLLEKDLLDIPVSE; encoded by the coding sequence ATGTTTCAATATTTTTCCCATGGCGAGAAGCTTCGTCCTCTCGTCTTAGAAGTAGAAGCGACGATTTCAGAAAGACACAGACAGGTCGCGGCGCTCGTCGATACTAATCAATTAAAGGTGCTGCGCTCGTTTCAAAAGCATGAAGTCAATGAATTTCATTTCTCTCCATCGACTGGGTACGGCTACGACGATTCCGGTCGTTCCACATTGGAATCCATTTACGCAGAAGTATTCGGGGGAGAAGCGGCGCTAGTACGACCGCATATCATCTCGGGCACACATGCCATTGCGATTTCCTTGTTTGGGGTATTGCGTCCAGGTGATGATTTGCTTTATATCACTGGTAAACCTTACGACACGTTGGAAGAAGTCGTTGGTGTACGAGGAGAAGGGCAAGGCTCGCTCAAAGATTACGGGATTGGCTACAGCTACGTCCCACTGACACCTGAGGGTGAAATCGACTTCATTGCGGTTGCGGGAGCCATCACTCCTAAGACAAAAGTAATTGGCATCCAGCGCTCACGTGGGTATGCAGATCGCCCTTCCTTTACGATCGCCAAGATTCAAGAGATGATCCGACTCGTCAAAGAAATGAAGCCAGATGTAATCGTGTTCGTTGATAACTGCTACGGAGAGTTTACCGAAGAGCAGGAGCCTTTGCATGTAGGGGCCGACATCATGGCAGGATCGCTTATCAAAAATCCCGGTGGTGGCTTAGTCAAAACCGGGGGATACATCGTCGGTCGACAGGACCTCGTGCAACTGGCCTCTTACAGGATGGCAGCACCAGGGATAGGAGCAGAGGGTGGAGCATCACTGTATTCTTTGTTGGAAATGTTCCAAGGCTTTTTCCTAGCTCCTCACGTTGTAGGGGAGGCACTGAAAGGTGCGGTGTTTTCTTCTGCGATCCTGGAACGACTCGGGTTCAAAACGAACCCACTTTGGCATGAGCCTCGCACAGACTTGATTCAATCCGTAGAGTTTGGATCTGCTGAGCGTCTTATCGCGTTTTGCCAAGGGATACAAAAAGCAGCACCTGTTGATTCGCATGTAACACCCTACCCGAGTGAAATGCCAGGGTATGCGGATCCAGTGATTATGGCAGCGGGAACGTTCATTCAAGGGGCAAGCATCGAGTTTTCTGCGGATGGTCCTATTCGCCCGCCTTACCTTGGCTTCGTTCAAGGCGGCCTGACATACTCCCATGTGAAAGTCGGGATATTGACGGCACTGAATGGATTACTGGAAAAGGATTTGCTTGATATTCCTGTGTCTGAATGA
- a CDS encoding MerR family transcriptional regulator — MSDDIRRNMALFPIGIVMKLTDLTARQIRYYEQNELIHPARTEGKQRLFSFNDVDCLLEIKALIEKGLNIAGIKQVLQMQEPAAEQTEISTTSEAKRKDMTDKELHQLLRQQIMYHNASRNGENALIRGELSRFFH, encoded by the coding sequence ATGAGTGATGACATTCGCCGGAATATGGCCCTCTTTCCCATTGGAATCGTCATGAAGCTGACGGATCTTACTGCGAGGCAAATTCGCTACTATGAACAAAACGAGCTTATACACCCAGCCCGCACCGAAGGGAAACAGCGCCTCTTTTCCTTCAACGATGTAGATTGCCTGTTGGAAATTAAAGCCCTGATTGAAAAGGGACTTAACATTGCGGGAATCAAGCAAGTCTTGCAAATGCAAGAACCTGCAGCGGAACAGACTGAGATTTCCACTACTTCTGAGGCAAAACGCAAGGATATGACCGACAAGGAGTTACACCAGCTCCTCAGACAACAGATTATGTATCACAATGCTTCTCGTAATGGCGAGAATGCATTGATACGTGGAGAGCTTTCCCGCTTCTTCCACTGA
- a CDS encoding alpha/beta-type small acid-soluble spore protein produces the protein MARSNRLINEQANAVLNQLKNDIANGFGVALGGETTSRQNGSVGGEMTKQLVQFAEKQLTQV, from the coding sequence ATGGCACGATCAAATCGTCTCATCAATGAACAGGCTAATGCGGTTCTAAACCAGCTGAAGAACGATATTGCCAATGGATTTGGGGTAGCACTTGGGGGAGAAACCACATCGCGTCAGAACGGCTCTGTAGGCGGCGAAATGACGAAGCAATTGGTACAATTTGCGGAGAAGCAACTTACTCAAGTCTAA
- the glnA gene encoding type I glutamate--ammonia ligase, whose product MSKFTREDIMRLAQEEDVRYIRLQFTDLMGIIKNVEIPLSQLTKALDGKMMFDGSSIEGFVRIEESDMYLVPDLDTWVVFPWGNEHGKIARLICDIHNPDGSPFEGDPRYILKRALKEAEDMGFTAFNVGPEPEFFLFKLDEKGEPTLDLNDQGGYFDFAPLDLGENCRRDIVLTLEKMGFEVEASHHEVAPGQHEIDFKYANALQAADQILTFKLVVKTIAQKHGLHATFMPKPLYGVAGSGMHANQSLFRGKENAFYDETDEMGLSQTAKYYLAGILQHARGFTAITNPLVNSYKRLVPGYEAPCYVAWSGKNRSPLIRIPASRGMGTRIEVRSPDPSTNPYLALAVMLKAGLDGIKNKVTVPPAIDRNIYVMSEEDREANGIENLPASLKEAIECLKSDPVICEALGEHALVHFIEAKEIEWDMFRTRVHAWEREQYMSTY is encoded by the coding sequence GTGAGCAAGTTTACGAGAGAAGACATTATGCGTTTGGCCCAAGAAGAGGACGTAAGGTACATCCGGTTGCAGTTTACTGACCTGATGGGGATTATTAAAAACGTAGAAATCCCTTTGTCCCAACTGACTAAGGCACTCGATGGCAAAATGATGTTTGATGGATCTTCCATCGAAGGATTCGTTCGTATCGAGGAATCTGACATGTACCTGGTTCCAGATTTGGATACATGGGTAGTATTCCCTTGGGGTAACGAGCATGGCAAAATTGCACGTCTGATCTGTGATATCCACAATCCGGATGGCTCTCCATTTGAAGGTGACCCACGTTATATTCTGAAGCGTGCTCTGAAAGAAGCAGAAGATATGGGCTTCACAGCATTTAACGTAGGTCCAGAACCTGAGTTCTTCCTGTTCAAACTGGACGAAAAAGGCGAGCCTACTCTTGATCTGAATGACCAAGGCGGATACTTCGACTTCGCTCCACTCGACCTCGGTGAAAACTGTCGCCGTGATATCGTGCTGACTCTGGAAAAGATGGGCTTTGAAGTGGAAGCTTCTCACCACGAGGTAGCTCCAGGTCAACACGAGATCGACTTTAAATATGCAAACGCGTTGCAAGCTGCTGACCAAATTTTGACTTTCAAGCTAGTAGTAAAAACGATTGCTCAAAAACATGGTCTGCATGCGACATTCATGCCAAAACCTCTTTATGGTGTAGCTGGTTCTGGTATGCATGCGAACCAATCGCTGTTCCGTGGAAAAGAAAATGCCTTCTATGATGAGACAGACGAAATGGGTCTGAGTCAAACAGCTAAGTATTATCTGGCGGGTATTTTGCAGCATGCACGTGGTTTTACTGCAATTACGAACCCGTTGGTAAACTCCTACAAACGTTTGGTTCCAGGATACGAAGCTCCATGCTACGTTGCATGGTCTGGTAAAAACCGTTCTCCTCTGATTCGTATCCCTGCTTCTAGAGGAATGGGTACTCGTATCGAAGTTCGCAGCCCAGATCCTTCAACAAACCCATATCTGGCCCTTGCTGTTATGCTAAAAGCTGGCTTGGACGGTATCAAGAACAAAGTGACCGTACCACCTGCAATTGACCGCAATATTTACGTGATGTCCGAGGAAGATCGCGAAGCAAACGGGATTGAAAACCTGCCTGCTTCTTTGAAGGAAGCGATCGAGTGCCTGAAATCTGACCCAGTTATCTGCGAAGCTCTGGGTGAGCACGCTCTGGTTCACTTCATCGAAGCAAAAGAAATCGAGTGGGATATGTTCCGCACACGCGTTCACGCTTGGGAGCGCGAGCAGTACATGAGCACTTATTAA
- a CDS encoding MarR family winged helix-turn-helix transcriptional regulator, with product MDFDYVNALTHIMGHVMKLHRHNLDLLIQKYDVHPGQPPLLLRLYRHGGLMQKELARSMNVKPATLTVMINRMEKSGLVTRTPDPNDQRISRVYLTEKGKVATLAVKEALQLLETRCFEHFTDEETTLLRGMLTRLHTDMETFNREYSS from the coding sequence TTGGATTTTGACTACGTGAATGCCTTGACTCATATTATGGGTCACGTAATGAAGCTCCATCGGCATAATCTTGATTTGCTCATTCAAAAGTACGATGTACACCCTGGCCAACCTCCACTGCTCCTGCGTCTTTATCGTCACGGGGGGTTGATGCAAAAAGAGCTCGCTCGTAGCATGAATGTAAAGCCAGCTACCCTGACAGTCATGATCAATCGGATGGAAAAATCAGGTCTTGTCACACGTACACCCGATCCGAACGATCAGCGGATATCTAGAGTGTATTTAACGGAAAAGGGTAAAGTGGCAACCTTGGCCGTGAAAGAAGCCTTACAGCTCTTGGAGACCAGGTGTTTTGAGCATTTTACGGACGAGGAAACCACCCTGCTTCGAGGTATGCTCACGCGCCTACACACGGATATGGAGACGTTCAACCGCGAGTATAGCAGCTAG
- the infC gene encoding translation initiation factor IF-3, with translation MIMNEKIKASEVLLTGVNGEDLGIMSTKEALKIAKELQVDLVCQSLASSPPPCQLVSRTDFKQQVIKESAKNRKVEKGPKLKEIRLSAYIEDHDYDTKKGQAERILTSGDAVQLTVRLEKKESQEAKKLVEQLIRELTHCGKQDKGIQVSGKQVIAVMLPH, from the coding sequence ATCATCATGAATGAAAAAATTAAAGCTTCTGAAGTACTGCTGACAGGAGTAAACGGAGAAGATCTAGGAATCATGTCTACAAAAGAAGCGCTTAAAATAGCAAAGGAGTTGCAAGTTGACCTGGTATGCCAGTCTCTTGCCAGCAGTCCACCGCCGTGCCAGCTAGTCAGTCGTACTGATTTCAAACAACAAGTGATCAAAGAAAGCGCAAAAAATCGAAAAGTTGAAAAGGGGCCCAAGCTAAAGGAAATCCGTTTGAGCGCCTATATCGAAGACCATGATTACGATACAAAGAAAGGTCAGGCTGAGCGAATTCTTACTTCCGGCGATGCCGTACAACTAACGGTTCGACTAGAGAAAAAAGAAAGCCAGGAGGCAAAGAAGCTGGTCGAGCAGCTGATCCGTGAACTGACTCACTGTGGAAAGCAAGACAAGGGCATTCAAGTCAGCGGAAAACAAGTGATCGCTGTGATGCTACCCCATTAA
- a CDS encoding AAA family ATPase, with product MESNILVESSGIPSSTNRIQVVFKRELPKKPANTLAASISATAPSELLSLFDELEGLVGLQEAKKTIYEIYALLKINKEREKHHLKQEKQVFHMVFKGNPGTGKTTVARLFGKMFREMGILSKGHLIEVERADLVGEFIGHTAQKTRDLVKKALGGILFIDEAYSLARGGEKDFGKEAVDCLTKALEDSNKDFICIIAGYNEEMENFLDLNPGLPSRFPVHITFDDYSVDELLEIANIMARNKDFEITKDGLEKIKRTVSGIVSDPFQMNFSNARFIRNCIEKAIRVQAVRLIKANEFGRDDLVKLKPEDFSI from the coding sequence ATGGAGAGCAATATTTTAGTTGAGTCAAGTGGAATTCCGAGTTCAACCAATCGTATTCAAGTAGTATTCAAGCGTGAGCTCCCCAAAAAGCCAGCAAATACATTGGCAGCAAGTATTAGTGCAACAGCACCCTCGGAATTGTTGTCATTATTTGATGAATTGGAAGGGCTTGTAGGATTACAAGAAGCAAAGAAAACGATTTATGAGATCTATGCATTACTCAAAATCAACAAAGAGCGGGAAAAACATCATCTAAAGCAGGAAAAGCAAGTATTTCACATGGTATTCAAAGGGAATCCGGGCACCGGCAAAACGACGGTTGCCCGTTTATTTGGTAAAATGTTCCGTGAGATGGGTATATTGAGTAAAGGACACTTAATAGAAGTCGAACGTGCGGATTTGGTAGGAGAATTCATCGGGCATACGGCACAAAAAACGCGTGATCTGGTCAAGAAAGCGCTGGGGGGCATCTTGTTTATCGATGAGGCGTACTCATTGGCTCGGGGCGGCGAAAAAGATTTCGGCAAAGAGGCAGTAGATTGTTTAACCAAAGCACTTGAGGACTCAAACAAAGACTTCATCTGTATTATTGCCGGTTACAATGAAGAAATGGAGAATTTCCTGGATCTAAACCCAGGCCTTCCTTCTCGTTTCCCCGTTCACATTACGTTTGACGACTACAGTGTCGATGAATTATTGGAAATTGCAAATATCATGGCACGGAATAAAGATTTTGAAATTACAAAAGATGGACTAGAAAAAATAAAGAGAACCGTCTCAGGAATTGTAAGTGACCCTTTCCAGATGAATTTCAGTAATGCGAGGTTTATCAGGAATTGTATTGAAAAGGCAATTAGAGTTCAGGCCGTTAGATTAATCAAGGCAAACGAGTTTGGACGAGATGATTTAGTAAAGCTTAAACCAGAAGACTTCTCTATTTAG
- a CDS encoding DUF4184 family protein, translated as MPFTFAHPAIVLPLRQHHYFHFPALLIGSMAPDYEYFFRMQAYSTYSHTIVGVFYFDIPLVIMLWLLYTHVVKRPLLHSLPAFIGKSFHLDGTRQSTDALRSWRSSVIFLYSALLGIISHLVWDAFTHKGAFAVARLPFLTQHLSLGGIDLPVYKVLQHGSTCVGFAAIAFVIWRCGKGIPTSTVKRVVPAWLKWLYWLGIATGGVAVACLHLLATKGSLSLTHLLSGIVPFLSGCMITLIVLSWFVDRFTLKK; from the coding sequence TTGCCATTTACCTTTGCGCACCCAGCCATCGTTCTGCCACTTCGCCAGCATCACTACTTTCATTTTCCTGCCTTACTCATAGGCAGCATGGCGCCCGATTATGAATACTTCTTTCGAATGCAGGCTTATAGTACATACAGTCATACCATCGTAGGGGTGTTTTATTTTGATATACCGCTAGTGATTATGCTGTGGTTGTTGTATACCCATGTAGTGAAAAGACCGTTGCTCCACTCATTACCAGCATTTATAGGCAAAAGCTTTCACCTAGACGGAACGCGACAATCTACGGATGCGCTTCGATCATGGCGGTCCTCAGTGATCTTTTTGTACTCTGCTTTGCTTGGCATCATCAGTCATCTTGTTTGGGATGCCTTTACGCATAAAGGGGCTTTTGCTGTTGCACGGTTACCATTTCTTACGCAGCATCTCTCATTGGGGGGAATAGATCTGCCGGTGTACAAGGTGCTACAGCATGGGAGCACATGTGTTGGTTTTGCCGCCATTGCTTTTGTAATCTGGAGGTGTGGGAAGGGAATCCCCACTTCAACTGTAAAAAGGGTAGTACCTGCGTGGTTGAAATGGCTGTACTGGCTTGGAATAGCTACTGGGGGAGTAGCAGTTGCTTGCCTTCATCTTTTAGCTACGAAAGGATCTCTGTCCCTGACACACCTCTTGTCCGGAATCGTTCCTTTCTTGTCAGGGTGCATGATCACCTTGATCGTTCTCTCATGGTTTGTAGACAGGTTCACGTTGAAAAAATAG
- the hflX gene encoding GTPase HflX produces the protein MNDLIKTKETAILVGCLLDNRDEERMRLSLEELQELADTAGVEVLDVITQNRERIDPAWYLGTGKIDELAQRAEELDVDVVIFNDELSPSQTRNLDRIFDCKVIDRTQLILDIFAGRAQSREGKIQVELAQYNYLLPRLAGQGKQLSRLGGGIGTRGPGESKLESDRRHIRRRITELKQQLTDTVRTRQLHRERRKKNNVFQVALVGYTNAGKSTILNQLTNANTLQEDKLFATLDPTTRQLSLPSGMEVLLTDTVGFIQDLPTSLVAAFRSTLEGVKEADLILHVVDSHHPDLQIHIQVVDRILRELKAEDIPQLVVFNKADAMAEGTYLPPADEWILISAMREDDLKRLLKRIESYALATFNQMTLKVPVERGDILSLLHREGVEMEQHFDEEEESYRVTVRVNRDNPIYGRIAPFLLDKPETVEESW, from the coding sequence GTGAACGATCTGATTAAAACCAAAGAGACCGCCATCTTGGTTGGTTGCCTTTTAGATAACCGTGATGAAGAACGCATGCGTCTGTCACTTGAGGAGCTACAAGAGCTCGCGGATACGGCCGGCGTGGAAGTGTTAGATGTGATCACGCAAAACCGTGAACGGATTGACCCGGCCTGGTATTTAGGCACCGGTAAAATCGATGAGCTCGCGCAACGTGCTGAAGAGCTGGATGTGGATGTCGTGATCTTTAACGATGAACTTTCTCCGAGTCAGACTCGTAATCTGGATCGTATTTTTGATTGCAAAGTCATTGACCGGACCCAGCTTATTCTCGATATTTTCGCAGGTCGTGCTCAGTCTCGCGAGGGGAAGATTCAGGTAGAGCTGGCTCAGTACAACTATTTACTCCCTCGTCTGGCAGGGCAAGGCAAACAGCTTTCTCGCCTGGGTGGTGGGATTGGTACGAGAGGTCCTGGTGAATCCAAGCTGGAGAGCGATCGCCGTCATATTCGCAGAAGGATTACGGAGCTCAAACAGCAACTGACCGATACCGTTCGGACCCGTCAACTCCATCGGGAAAGACGGAAGAAAAACAATGTCTTTCAAGTTGCGCTGGTCGGTTACACCAACGCAGGCAAGTCCACGATTCTCAATCAGTTGACGAATGCCAACACCCTGCAGGAAGATAAGCTTTTCGCGACTCTCGATCCGACGACACGTCAGCTTTCCCTTCCAAGCGGGATGGAGGTACTACTCACGGATACGGTTGGATTTATTCAAGATTTGCCAACAAGCCTAGTAGCTGCGTTCCGTTCTACACTGGAAGGGGTTAAGGAAGCTGACCTGATTTTGCACGTAGTCGACAGTCATCATCCTGACTTGCAGATTCATATCCAAGTAGTCGATCGGATTTTGCGCGAATTAAAAGCGGAAGACATTCCCCAGCTCGTTGTTTTTAACAAGGCAGATGCCATGGCTGAAGGTACGTATTTGCCTCCCGCAGACGAGTGGATCTTGATTTCTGCGATGCGAGAAGATGATTTGAAACGTTTGTTAAAGCGGATTGAATCATATGCGCTTGCGACTTTTAACCAAATGACCCTAAAGGTGCCTGTAGAGCGCGGAGATATCCTGTCGCTTTTGCATCGGGAAGGAGTCGAGATGGAGCAACATTTTGATGAAGAAGAAGAGTCCTATCGTGTCACGGTACGCGTGAATCGGGATAACCCGATTTATGGACGGATTGCCCCTTTCCTCCTGGACAAACCAGAGACTGTCGAAGAGAGTTGGTAA